A genomic window from Halogeometricum borinquense DSM 11551 includes:
- a CDS encoding ABC transporter permease, translating into MAAESESETAAGARTDTDVRSPSRLGYESRERLLKYGLYGAAAALLVFLWVPLLVMMFLSVAQNASTLFPFEGFTLSHYAATFADTALMGSLWTSVQIATVSAIIATVLGVAASFALARHDFPLKEVYRTSAILPMVVPGIILGIALLIFYQTVLGFTMGFGTIVLTHSVYGLPFVVLIVTARLYSFDESLEEAARDLGADPVETFRDVTLPIVAPAVGAGFLFAWIRSFEDFIRAFFVRGTTDVLTTSMFSMIKYGTAPKMNAISSFIVFVIAIVLAVAMNLGNVTGYVAGTVDEEN; encoded by the coding sequence ATGGCGGCCGAATCCGAGTCTGAGACGGCCGCTGGTGCGCGGACAGATACCGACGTTCGGTCACCGTCCCGTCTCGGCTACGAGAGCAGGGAGCGACTGCTGAAATACGGTCTCTACGGGGCCGCGGCCGCACTGCTCGTGTTCCTCTGGGTACCGCTCTTGGTGATGATGTTCCTCTCGGTCGCCCAGAACGCCTCGACGCTGTTCCCCTTCGAGGGCTTCACGCTCTCGCACTACGCGGCAACGTTTGCAGACACCGCGTTGATGGGGAGTCTATGGACGAGCGTTCAGATTGCGACCGTGTCCGCGATTATCGCCACCGTCCTCGGCGTCGCGGCGAGTTTCGCCCTCGCTCGGCACGACTTCCCGCTGAAGGAGGTGTACCGAACGTCTGCCATCCTGCCGATGGTCGTTCCCGGCATCATCCTCGGCATCGCGCTGCTCATCTTCTATCAGACGGTGCTCGGATTCACGATGGGGTTCGGAACCATCGTCCTCACGCACAGCGTCTACGGGTTGCCGTTCGTCGTCCTCATCGTGACGGCGCGGTTGTACTCGTTTGACGAATCGCTGGAGGAGGCGGCCCGCGACCTCGGCGCAGACCCGGTGGAGACGTTCCGCGACGTGACGCTTCCAATCGTCGCGCCCGCCGTCGGTGCGGGATTCCTGTTCGCGTGGATTCGCTCCTTCGAGGACTTCATCCGCGCGTTCTTCGTCCGTGGGACGACCGACGTACTCACCACGTCGATGTTCTCGATGATCAAGTACGGTACCGCGCCGAAGATGAACGCCATCTCGTCGTTCATCGTCTTCGTCATCGCTATCGTCCTCGCGGTGGCGATGAATCTCGGGAACGTCACGGGTTACGTCGCCGGAACCGTAGACGAAGAAAACTGA
- a CDS encoding acetyl-CoA synthetase — MTSDAPPTRVADPAVVGDLVARDRRTSAPALRADASGRSYSYYDFVTTSYKAGNVLRYLGVRGGDEVAVAPDFLPEPLLTFYGAAQLGAVTVFDADISSLPRATVVGVERESEFDLPPGHKLAVYGGAPERPDTTHWEKEVWSENPAVHPADVSPADTVLRADGQTYTHADLLDAAVAVVDEYGIGVGDEVVVRDSFARPSVVVSGLLAPILAGSVLVFPDEETVGDVAVGEGPEERRVDLAGVL, encoded by the coding sequence GTGACATCCGACGCCCCGCCGACGCGGGTGGCTGACCCCGCCGTCGTCGGCGATCTCGTCGCCCGCGACCGGCGAACGTCTGCGCCCGCTCTCCGTGCCGACGCCTCCGGCCGTTCGTACAGTTACTACGACTTCGTGACGACCTCGTACAAAGCGGGGAACGTCCTCCGCTACCTCGGCGTCCGGGGTGGCGATGAGGTGGCTGTCGCGCCCGATTTTCTGCCGGAACCGCTGTTGACGTTCTACGGTGCGGCGCAGTTGGGTGCCGTCACCGTCTTCGACGCGGACATCTCGTCGCTGCCGCGCGCGACGGTGGTCGGCGTCGAACGGGAATCGGAGTTCGACTTGCCGCCCGGACACAAACTCGCCGTCTACGGTGGCGCACCCGAACGTCCGGACACGACTCACTGGGAGAAAGAAGTGTGGAGTGAGAATCCCGCGGTCCATCCCGCCGACGTGTCGCCCGCCGACACGGTGCTTCGGGCCGACGGACAGACGTACACGCACGCAGACCTCCTCGATGCGGCCGTCGCTGTCGTGGACGAATACGGGATCGGCGTCGGCGACGAGGTGGTCGTTCGCGACTCGTTCGCTCGTCCGAGCGTGGTCGTCTCGGGTCTCCTCGCGCCGATATTGGCCGGTTCTGTGCTTGTCTTCCCCGATGAGGAGACGGTGGGTGACGTGGCCGTCGGTGAGGGACCCGAAGAACGCCGAGTTGACCTTGCGGGCGTTTTGTAG
- a CDS encoding glutathione-independent formaldehyde dehydrogenase, which yields MKAVVYQGPNEVAVEDVDEPELEHPNDVIIDITTTAICGSDLHMYEGRTAAEPGIVFGHENMGVVTEVGEGVSTLKEGDRIVAPFNVACGFCKNCEEGYTGFCTNVNPGFAGGAYGYVAMGPYKGGQAEKLRIPYADFNALKLPEGGANEDSFALLADIFPTGWHGTELAGLKPGESIAIYGAGPVGLMAAYSAKIKGASEIFVVDRVPSRLELAEKHCDATAINFEDGNPVEQITDAHGGEVDRGVDAVGYQAVDPERAREADDDPYDPARENPAVVLNQLIRTVRPTGQLGIPGLYVPSDPGAPDEMAAEGRLGIDFGKLFEKGQRLGTGQCNVKDHNRELRDLIIEGRADPSWVVSHRVGLEEAPEMYEKFDKREEGVTKVLLEP from the coding sequence ATGAAGGCCGTAGTATATCAAGGACCGAACGAGGTAGCAGTCGAAGACGTAGACGAACCGGAGTTAGAACACCCGAACGACGTAATTATCGACATTACGACGACAGCCATCTGCGGGTCCGACCTCCACATGTACGAGGGACGGACCGCCGCGGAACCGGGCATCGTCTTCGGTCACGAAAACATGGGCGTGGTGACCGAAGTCGGCGAGGGTGTAAGTACACTGAAAGAGGGAGATCGAATCGTCGCACCGTTCAACGTCGCTTGCGGGTTCTGTAAGAACTGTGAGGAGGGGTACACCGGGTTCTGTACCAACGTGAATCCGGGATTCGCCGGCGGTGCGTACGGATACGTCGCCATGGGTCCGTACAAAGGCGGACAGGCCGAGAAACTCCGAATCCCGTACGCAGACTTCAACGCACTAAAACTGCCGGAGGGAGGAGCAAACGAGGACTCCTTTGCCCTGCTGGCCGACATCTTCCCGACAGGATGGCACGGAACGGAGCTTGCGGGACTCAAGCCAGGCGAGTCCATCGCCATCTACGGCGCGGGACCGGTCGGTCTGATGGCGGCCTACAGCGCGAAAATAAAAGGAGCATCGGAGATTTTCGTCGTAGACCGCGTCCCGAGTCGCCTCGAACTGGCCGAAAAACACTGCGATGCGACGGCGATCAACTTCGAGGATGGGAACCCCGTCGAGCAGATAACCGACGCCCACGGGGGCGAAGTTGATCGAGGCGTCGATGCGGTCGGCTATCAGGCCGTTGATCCCGAACGGGCCCGAGAAGCCGACGACGACCCGTACGACCCGGCGCGCGAGAACCCGGCAGTCGTCCTCAACCAACTCATCCGAACCGTCAGACCGACGGGCCAACTCGGCATCCCCGGTCTGTACGTCCCCTCGGACCCCGGTGCGCCCGACGAGATGGCCGCGGAGGGTCGTCTCGGAATCGACTTCGGAAAACTGTTCGAGAAGGGCCAACGCCTCGGGACGGGCCAGTGCAACGTGAAAGACCACAACCGTGAGCTCCGCGACCTCATCATCGAAGGTCGTGCGGACCCGAGTTGGGTCGTTTCACATCGCGTCGGACTCGAAGAAGCCCCCGAGATGTACGAAAAGTTCGACAAACGTGAAGAGGGCGTCACCAAGGTCCTCCTCGAACCCTGA
- a CDS encoding AMP-binding protein, whose protein sequence is MEVPDTDEVVHEPAREFVESTNVYEFMQEYGIEDYDELIRRTCTDVDGVAESGVEWFWDELVEYLDIDFYEDYDAVRDDTDGPQFSEWYPGGSINVAHNVVDKHAAPDSETRNNVALIWEGEPGDERKITYHDLHRESNRVANVLESYGIETGDTVGLYMPMVPEVVSILYGCLKVGAIAVPIFSGFGVDATATRIEDSECSVLFTADGFYRRGGEVTLKDAADDAIAEAGHVEHTVVYDRLGFEKREDRSIKWRTRDEWWHETVAEADSTYETKELDSSQESMLLYSSGTTGEPKGIVHTHAGVLMQCAKEIYFGFDHKPEDRFFWVSDIGWMMGPWTLIGNHAFGGTVFMYEGAPDHPEPDRFWDMIERHGLTTFGISPTAIRALRKYGDGYVEQHDLSTLRLLGSTGEPWDPESWMWFYENVGGGDTPIINISGGTEICGCFLMPMPSQPLKPCSLGGPGLGMNIDIVDSAGDSIADTHERGFLVARDSCPSMTKSLWSGDERYLKEYWSSFEDPPLWDHGDWAQKDEDGFWFLHGRADDALNVAGRKVGPAEIEGVLIEHDAVNQAAAVGVDDDTTGTAVVAYVVLEDDVEPTDELREELRELVGEEQGKPFRPRELKFVSEFPKTQSGKIIRRAIAAVHQGEDTGDLSSIENPDALDEIRDAR, encoded by the coding sequence ATGGAGGTACCCGACACGGACGAAGTCGTCCACGAACCGGCGCGGGAGTTCGTGGAATCGACGAACGTCTACGAGTTCATGCAGGAGTACGGTATCGAAGACTACGACGAACTGATTCGGCGCACCTGCACCGATGTGGACGGGGTCGCGGAGTCGGGCGTCGAGTGGTTCTGGGACGAACTCGTCGAGTACCTCGACATCGACTTTTATGAGGACTACGACGCAGTTCGAGACGACACCGACGGCCCGCAGTTTTCCGAGTGGTATCCCGGCGGCAGTATCAACGTCGCTCACAACGTCGTGGACAAACACGCCGCCCCCGACTCGGAGACGCGCAACAACGTTGCACTCATCTGGGAGGGCGAACCCGGCGACGAGCGCAAGATAACGTACCACGACCTCCACCGCGAGTCCAACCGCGTGGCGAACGTCCTCGAATCGTACGGCATCGAGACGGGCGACACGGTGGGACTGTACATGCCGATGGTGCCCGAAGTCGTCTCTATTCTCTACGGCTGTCTGAAAGTCGGTGCCATCGCCGTCCCAATCTTCTCCGGGTTCGGCGTGGACGCCACGGCGACGCGAATCGAAGACTCGGAGTGTTCGGTGCTTTTCACCGCCGACGGCTTCTACCGCCGGGGCGGCGAGGTCACGCTGAAGGACGCCGCCGACGACGCCATCGCGGAGGCCGGGCACGTCGAACACACCGTCGTCTACGACCGACTGGGATTCGAAAAGCGGGAGGACAGATCGATCAAGTGGAGGACTCGTGACGAGTGGTGGCACGAAACCGTAGCCGAGGCCGACAGCACGTACGAGACGAAGGAACTGGACTCCTCACAGGAGTCGATGCTCTTGTACTCGTCGGGGACGACGGGCGAACCGAAGGGCATCGTCCACACCCACGCGGGCGTCCTGATGCAGTGCGCCAAGGAGATCTACTTCGGCTTCGACCACAAGCCCGAGGACCGCTTCTTCTGGGTGTCCGACATCGGGTGGATGATGGGGCCGTGGACGCTCATCGGCAACCACGCCTTCGGCGGCACCGTGTTCATGTACGAAGGCGCGCCCGACCACCCCGAACCCGACCGGTTCTGGGACATGATCGAACGACACGGTCTCACCACGTTCGGCATCTCGCCGACGGCGATTCGCGCCCTGCGGAAGTACGGCGACGGCTACGTGGAGCAACACGACCTCTCGACGCTCAGACTGCTCGGTTCGACGGGCGAACCGTGGGACCCCGAATCGTGGATGTGGTTCTACGAGAACGTCGGCGGTGGCGACACGCCGATCATCAACATCTCCGGCGGCACCGAAATCTGCGGCTGTTTCCTCATGCCGATGCCGAGCCAACCGCTCAAACCGTGTTCGCTCGGTGGGCCGGGCCTCGGGATGAACATCGACATCGTGGACTCCGCGGGCGACAGCATCGCGGACACGCACGAACGCGGCTTCCTCGTCGCCCGCGACTCCTGTCCATCGATGACAAAGAGCCTCTGGAGCGGTGACGAACGCTACCTGAAGGAGTACTGGTCGTCGTTCGAGGACCCGCCGCTGTGGGACCACGGCGACTGGGCGCAGAAGGACGAAGACGGCTTCTGGTTCCTCCACGGACGCGCCGACGACGCCCTGAACGTGGCCGGCCGGAAGGTCGGACCCGCCGAGATAGAGGGCGTCCTCATCGAACACGACGCGGTCAATCAGGCCGCCGCCGTCGGCGTTGACGACGACACCACCGGCACCGCCGTCGTCGCCTACGTCGTCCTCGAAGACGATGTCGAACCGACGGACGAGTTGCGCGAGGAACTGCGCGAACTCGTCGGCGAAGAACAGGGCAAGCCGTTCCGGCCGCGCGAACTCAAGTTCGTCTCGGAGTTCCCGAAAACGCAATCGGGCAAGATCATCCGCCGGGCCATCGCCGCCGTCCATCAGGGCGAGGACACCGGTGACCTCTCCAGTATCGAGAATCCCGACGCGTTAGACGAGATTCGAGACGCGCGGTAG
- a CDS encoding CobW family GTP-binding protein, with product MTAGSDDTRPVTLVSGTLGAGKTTLVNRILQNQAGYDVAVLVNDMGEINVDAELVAGSTDEDVIDLTNGCICCRLRDDLTDEVVRLADERAFDCLLVEASGVSEPFPIAKTFLEEDEVTDRYRLDTMVSVLDAYGFWKEFDPETTRPDGRHPGGRELANVLVDQVEFCDVLLLNKCDLVPDDAIDEVEAVARELQPRASLYRTTYADVSPETVLDTGLFDFDAVRRSAGWKRQLAGEHEDSHDRADGEGDHGVSSFCYESTRPFHPERFNTWIDEWPSGVYRAKGFFLLPTRSETVMGLNRAGPSVTAGPIGEWRADDEPATRLVFIGTDVDEAAIREQLADCLLTDEEMADADAFSDPFPTA from the coding sequence ATGACCGCCGGGAGCGACGATACGCGGCCTGTGACCCTCGTCAGCGGAACGCTCGGTGCGGGAAAGACGACGCTCGTCAATCGTATCCTCCAGAATCAAGCGGGCTACGACGTGGCCGTCCTCGTCAACGATATGGGCGAAATCAACGTGGACGCCGAGTTGGTCGCCGGGTCTACGGACGAGGACGTGATCGACCTCACGAACGGATGTATCTGCTGTCGCCTGCGGGACGACTTGACGGACGAGGTGGTCCGCCTCGCGGACGAACGCGCGTTCGACTGCTTGCTCGTCGAGGCGTCTGGAGTCAGCGAACCGTTCCCCATCGCCAAGACGTTCTTGGAGGAAGACGAGGTCACAGACCGCTACCGTCTCGATACGATGGTGTCGGTCCTCGACGCGTACGGCTTCTGGAAGGAGTTCGATCCCGAGACGACCCGCCCGGACGGGCGGCACCCCGGCGGCCGCGAACTCGCGAACGTACTCGTAGACCAAGTGGAGTTTTGCGACGTGCTGCTGTTGAACAAGTGTGACCTCGTCCCCGACGACGCCATCGATGAAGTGGAGGCGGTGGCACGGGAACTGCAACCGCGGGCGAGCCTATACCGGACGACGTACGCCGACGTGTCTCCCGAAACAGTTCTCGACACCGGGCTGTTTGACTTCGACGCGGTCAGACGCTCTGCGGGATGGAAACGACAGCTTGCAGGGGAGCACGAAGACAGCCACGACCGCGCTGATGGGGAAGGCGACCACGGTGTCTCGTCGTTCTGCTACGAATCGACCCGCCCGTTCCATCCCGAACGGTTCAACACCTGGATAGATGAGTGGCCCTCGGGCGTCTACCGCGCGAAGGGCTTTTTCCTTCTCCCCACCCGTTCCGAGACGGTGATGGGGTTGAACCGCGCGGGGCCGTCGGTCACGGCTGGACCCATCGGCGAATGGCGGGCGGACGACGAACCGGCGACGCGACTCGTATTCATCGGAACTGACGTAGACGAGGCGGCGATTCGAGAACAGTTAGCCGACTGTCTTCTCACCGATGAGGAGATGGCCGACGCTGACGCGTTCAGCGACCCGTTTCCGACGGCGTGA
- a CDS encoding short-chain fatty acid transporter, protein MSTNNTSNSAIQRFGAQMASVVERVMPSPFLFAILLSYVVFAGGIVVEGTTPASMVTYWYNGFWVLLDFAMQMVLILVTGYALAYHPFVQRGIERLTSIPNNGKQAVVLVGLISMVIAWVHWGLGLIVGAVMAREMGRQAATRDIQVHYPLLCLAGYMGMGLTWHWGIAGSAPLLMNTPGNVFVEQGIISDLIPTSQTVFHPYTLTLVVTGILYTALVLYLLAPEPADTEGITAYIPESKLFDSAVDGGEDVSSVEMPSDTSGVTEPTTLSEMINQSRLTGGIIALSGVAFALYTFATQGLSALNLNLVNFLFLFLGLALYTQPKAYQEQFYDAITSTGGIVLQFPLYAGIIGMMNRSGLSATMAETLVSLSTEATFPAVAWITAAVVNVFVPSGGGEWTVIGTTVLQAANELGVPAGQATVAYAVGDAHTNLLQPFWALPLLGITGIRARDMFGYGVTMMLLLIPFLAVGLIFLPY, encoded by the coding sequence ATGTCAACAAACAACACATCAAACTCCGCGATTCAGCGCTTCGGTGCGCAGATGGCGAGCGTCGTCGAACGCGTGATGCCGAGTCCGTTCCTGTTCGCTATTCTCCTGAGTTACGTCGTCTTCGCTGGCGGCATCGTCGTCGAAGGGACGACCCCGGCGTCGATGGTCACGTACTGGTACAACGGGTTCTGGGTGTTGCTCGACTTCGCCATGCAGATGGTGCTCATCCTCGTAACGGGCTATGCGCTCGCCTATCATCCGTTCGTCCAACGCGGTATCGAGAGGCTCACCTCGATTCCGAACAACGGAAAGCAGGCCGTCGTCCTCGTCGGTCTCATTTCGATGGTCATCGCGTGGGTCCACTGGGGTCTCGGCCTCATCGTCGGCGCGGTGATGGCTCGCGAGATGGGTCGGCAGGCGGCAACACGGGATATACAGGTCCACTATCCGCTTCTCTGTCTCGCGGGCTACATGGGGATGGGGCTGACGTGGCATTGGGGTATCGCCGGGTCCGCACCGCTCCTCATGAACACGCCGGGCAACGTCTTCGTCGAGCAGGGAATCATCTCGGATCTGATTCCGACCTCACAGACGGTGTTTCACCCGTACACGCTGACGCTCGTCGTCACCGGCATCCTCTACACCGCTCTCGTTCTCTACCTCCTCGCGCCCGAACCTGCGGACACCGAGGGAATCACCGCCTACATCCCCGAGTCGAAACTGTTCGATTCGGCCGTAGACGGCGGCGAGGACGTTAGTAGTGTGGAGATGCCCTCCGATACGAGTGGCGTGACGGAACCCACAACTCTGAGCGAGATGATAAACCAGAGCCGTCTGACCGGTGGGATTATCGCCCTTTCCGGCGTCGCGTTCGCCCTCTACACGTTCGCCACGCAGGGTCTCTCAGCGTTGAACCTCAACCTCGTCAACTTCCTCTTTCTCTTTCTCGGTCTCGCCCTCTACACCCAGCCAAAAGCCTACCAAGAGCAGTTCTACGACGCCATCACCTCGACGGGCGGTATCGTCCTCCAGTTTCCCCTCTATGCGGGGATCATCGGCATGATGAACCGTTCCGGCCTCTCCGCGACGATGGCCGAGACGCTCGTCTCCCTTTCGACGGAAGCGACGTTCCCCGCCGTCGCGTGGATCACCGCCGCGGTTGTCAACGTGTTCGTCCCCTCCGGCGGCGGCGAGTGGACGGTCATCGGGACGACCGTCCTACAGGCGGCGAACGAACTCGGTGTCCCAGCAGGACAGGCGACCGTTGCCTACGCCGTCGGCGACGCACACACTAACCTCCTGCAACCGTTCTGGGCGCTCCCGCTCCTCGGAATAACAGGCATCCGCGCCCGCGACATGTTCGGGTACGGTGTCACGATGATGTTACTTCTGATTCCGTTCCTCGCAGTCGGCCTCATCTTCCTCCCGTATTGA
- a CDS encoding ABC transporter substrate-binding protein, producing the protein MVNENTDDCSQSSSTTRRAFLTAAGAAGVTGTAGCLGGITGSGGGSATTLEVLTWEEYAELKEDIESRLDVTVNFTKSTSSSKMFSGWKSGQDAQYDIAVPNNNYVPKMVDADLVAPVPSDAVSNYDSTYDKFQSFAESQFTKDGTMYGVPIRFGWYGYSYDSRKIPTDHEKSYDVLFSDSYEGTDLSGQIIMYDNHFKAMSAAALYLGYRDAFTGSKITLSEKQIDEVKQTMKEQKSLLQGYIAADPTYIKSFKQGNFVIGQSGRNEIVEMKANGTDWAEMAAPKEGSLAWFESAVVSKKSDNKDMAWKVINEFIAPKLGAKLGKVGYSPSVNPKIQEHLSDSENEMFGRIDPSRLDSMIPFKAVENEDKWLTAWEEIKSA; encoded by the coding sequence ATGGTCAATGAAAACACGGATGATTGCTCGCAGTCGTCAAGTACCACCCGTCGTGCGTTCCTCACCGCGGCAGGAGCGGCTGGCGTCACGGGAACTGCAGGCTGTCTCGGTGGTATCACCGGGTCCGGTGGCGGTTCCGCGACGACGCTCGAAGTCCTGACGTGGGAGGAGTACGCTGAACTCAAAGAGGACATCGAGAGCCGACTCGACGTCACGGTCAACTTCACGAAATCCACTTCCTCTTCGAAGATGTTCTCGGGGTGGAAGTCGGGGCAGGACGCACAGTACGATATCGCCGTCCCGAACAACAACTACGTCCCGAAGATGGTGGATGCGGACCTCGTCGCTCCCGTTCCGAGCGACGCCGTGTCGAACTACGACTCGACGTACGACAAGTTCCAGTCGTTCGCTGAGTCACAGTTTACGAAAGACGGCACGATGTACGGGGTGCCGATCCGCTTCGGTTGGTACGGTTACTCCTACGACTCGCGGAAGATACCGACCGACCACGAGAAGTCGTACGACGTGCTGTTCAGCGATTCCTACGAGGGAACGGATCTGTCGGGGCAGATCATCATGTACGACAACCACTTCAAGGCGATGAGCGCGGCGGCGCTCTACCTCGGCTACCGCGACGCCTTCACGGGGAGCAAAATAACGCTGTCTGAAAAACAGATCGACGAGGTAAAACAGACGATGAAAGAGCAGAAGTCGCTCTTGCAGGGCTATATCGCCGCCGACCCGACGTACATCAAGTCGTTCAAGCAGGGAAACTTCGTCATCGGGCAGTCCGGCCGTAACGAGATCGTCGAGATGAAAGCCAACGGGACGGACTGGGCGGAGATGGCTGCTCCCAAAGAAGGCTCTCTCGCGTGGTTCGAGTCCGCCGTCGTCTCGAAGAAATCCGACAACAAGGACATGGCGTGGAAGGTCATCAACGAGTTCATCGCACCCAAACTCGGTGCGAAACTCGGAAAGGTCGGCTACTCGCCGAGCGTCAACCCGAAGATTCAGGAACATCTCTCGGACTCGGAAAACGAGATGTTCGGCCGCATCGATCCGTCCCGTCTCGATTCGATGATTCCGTTCAAAGCCGTCGAGAACGAGGACAAGTGGCTGACCGCGTGGGAAGAGATCAAATCGGCCTGA
- a CDS encoding ABC transporter permease — MSTTYDRDGVRERLLRAVSSRRANLGVSAGPALAWLFFLLLAPLTFMVTVSFMTVNESYAIVWEPTLANYSALLSGDGAFWQTSFFKSLLLSYFIAAVTTVLCLTLALPLAYLLARRGGRTFKVVIFLVLLPFFTMYLVRAYSWFLMFGPSGVINDTLLTIGVVSEPLGLFNFGVPAIIVGLTHAYFPYMLLSLYASLDGVDFSLVEASRDLGAGRFEAFKDVVLPLILPGMISGSLFVFVPSLGAFITPRFLGQGKVLMIGQLIESRINSLYAIGYGSAASMFIIVSIVVAFALAFRYVSIEELGGA; from the coding sequence ATGTCCACGACATACGACCGCGACGGGGTTCGTGAACGACTCCTTCGTGCCGTCTCCTCCCGGCGAGCCAATCTCGGCGTCAGCGCCGGACCGGCACTGGCGTGGCTGTTCTTCCTGCTTCTCGCGCCGTTGACGTTTATGGTGACGGTCAGCTTCATGACCGTAAACGAGTCGTACGCCATCGTCTGGGAACCCACGCTCGCAAACTACAGCGCGTTATTGAGTGGCGACGGGGCGTTCTGGCAGACGTCGTTCTTCAAGTCGCTGCTGTTGTCGTACTTCATCGCGGCGGTGACGACGGTTCTCTGTCTCACTCTCGCGCTCCCCCTCGCGTATCTGTTGGCCCGGCGCGGCGGACGGACGTTCAAGGTGGTCATCTTCCTCGTCCTCCTGCCGTTCTTCACGATGTACCTCGTTCGGGCGTACTCGTGGTTCCTGATGTTCGGCCCCAGCGGCGTCATCAACGACACGCTGTTGACTATCGGCGTCGTCTCCGAACCGCTCGGCCTGTTCAACTTCGGCGTCCCCGCGATAATCGTCGGGTTGACGCACGCGTACTTCCCGTACATGCTCCTCTCGCTGTACGCCAGCCTCGACGGCGTGGATTTCTCGCTCGTTGAGGCGTCGCGTGACCTCGGTGCGGGTCGGTTCGAGGCGTTCAAAGACGTGGTTTTGCCGCTCATCCTGCCGGGGATGATAAGCGGTAGTCTGTTCGTCTTCGTTCCCTCTCTCGGGGCGTTCATCACGCCACGCTTCCTCGGACAGGGGAAAGTATTGATGATCGGACAGCTCATCGAGAGCCGAATCAACTCGCTGTACGCCATCGGTTACGGGAGTGCCGCGTCGATGTTCATTATCGTCAGCATCGTCGTCGCGTTCGCACTCGCGTTCCGCTACGTCAGCATCGAAGAGTTAGGAGGTGCCTGA
- a CDS encoding ABC transporter ATP-binding protein: MSDESLVELDSVRKEFGDVTAVDRVDFSVRRGEFFSLVGPSGCGKTTTLRMISGFETPTKGDVRIDGRSMVDVPPEARDTNLVFQHLSLFPHMTVGENVGYGLKKAGVDAGERSERVRNFLELVDLEGFADRDPTEISGGQQQRVAIARALVNEPKVLLLDEPLSALDRKLRKQMQVELRKIHEKVQGAFFYVTHDQEVAMTLSDRVAVMNNGRIEQIGTPEEIYRNPATSFVADFIGDTNMLHGEAQRRNGSCVVELGGENGMVLEADTEVNGAVDVSIRPEDLIVADDGDISGTVVERYFQGDQTNYVIESANDLPPLSVVTQGRRGNIERGDELRVDVRPGAPVVFEA, from the coding sequence ATGTCAGACGAATCGTTGGTCGAACTCGACAGTGTTCGGAAGGAGTTCGGAGACGTGACGGCAGTTGACCGAGTGGATTTCTCCGTGCGACGCGGCGAGTTCTTCTCGCTTGTCGGTCCCTCTGGGTGTGGGAAGACGACCACGCTTCGGATGATAAGCGGGTTCGAGACGCCCACAAAGGGAGATGTCCGCATCGACGGGCGTTCGATGGTTGACGTGCCGCCGGAAGCGCGCGACACGAATCTCGTCTTCCAGCATCTCTCGTTGTTCCCGCATATGACGGTCGGCGAGAACGTGGGATACGGACTCAAAAAGGCGGGCGTGGACGCCGGAGAGCGAAGCGAACGGGTCCGCAACTTTCTCGAACTGGTGGATCTCGAAGGGTTCGCAGACCGCGACCCGACGGAGATTTCCGGCGGCCAGCAGCAACGCGTCGCCATTGCACGCGCTCTCGTGAACGAACCGAAGGTGTTGCTCCTCGATGAACCCCTGTCGGCACTCGACAGAAAACTCCGTAAACAGATGCAGGTCGAACTGCGCAAGATACACGAGAAGGTCCAGGGGGCGTTCTTCTACGTCACACACGATCAGGAGGTAGCGATGACGCTCTCGGACCGCGTCGCAGTCATGAACAACGGCCGCATCGAGCAGATCGGGACGCCCGAGGAGATATATCGCAATCCAGCGACTTCGTTCGTCGCGGACTTCATCGGCGATACGAACATGCTCCACGGCGAAGCACAGCGGAGAAACGGCAGTTGCGTCGTCGAACTCGGCGGCGAGAACGGCATGGTCCTCGAAGCCGACACCGAAGTAAACGGAGCAGTAGACGTATCCATCCGCCCCGAAGATCTCATCGTGGCCGACGACGGAGACATCAGCGGAACGGTCGTCGAGCGGTACTTCCAGGGCGACCAGACGAACTACGTCATCGAATCCGCCAACGACTTGCCGCCGCTGTCGGTCGTCACGCAGGGCCGACGTGGAAACATCGAGCGTGGCGACGAACTCCGCGTGGATGTCAGACCGGGCGCGCCAGTAGTGTTCGAGGCCTAA